A DNA window from Streptomyces sp. 71268 contains the following coding sequences:
- a CDS encoding TetR/AcrR family transcriptional regulator has translation MARTKEFDPDAALQAALELFWRRGYEATSMADLVSHLGIARASIYATFGSKRELYAKALERYSEQHGPDIVMELSQPGPALPAVRAVVRRFADEAAADHERRGCFVTNTAIELAPHDAAMARRVGASWDSIETALTSALIRARAQGELPAGRDPRALARMLLVLLQGLRVIGRSTDQPGRLADAATQALALLDPAEPATADQP, from the coding sequence GTGGCCAGGACCAAGGAATTCGATCCGGACGCCGCGCTCCAGGCAGCGCTCGAACTGTTCTGGCGGCGCGGGTACGAGGCGACGTCGATGGCGGACCTCGTGTCGCACCTCGGCATCGCGCGGGCCAGCATCTACGCGACGTTCGGCAGCAAGCGCGAGCTGTACGCCAAGGCTCTGGAGCGCTACAGCGAGCAGCACGGGCCCGACATCGTGATGGAGCTGTCCCAGCCGGGGCCGGCGCTGCCCGCCGTGCGGGCCGTGGTGCGCCGGTTCGCCGACGAGGCCGCGGCCGACCACGAGCGGCGGGGCTGCTTCGTCACCAACACCGCGATCGAGCTGGCCCCGCATGACGCCGCCATGGCCCGGCGGGTCGGGGCGAGTTGGGACTCCATCGAGACCGCGCTCACCTCGGCGCTCATCCGGGCCAGGGCGCAGGGCGAACTGCCGGCGGGGCGCGATCCGCGAGCGCTGGCCCGCATGCTGCTCGTCCTCCTCCAGGGCCTGCGGGTCATCGGCAGGTCCACCGACCAGCCGGGCCGCCTCGCGGACGCCGCGACGCAGGCGCT